The stretch of DNA TATAGTGTTTAATCAGTAGTATACCTGGTACCAGGTCTATAATGTTTTATCAGTAGTATACCTGGTACCAGGTCTATAATGTTTAATCAGTAGTTTACTCGGTAGCAGGTCTATAATGTTTTTCTGTAGTATTTTTACCAAACACGTTGTTGTCCACCTCGTTCCCCACCAACCTGTTAACCTTTATATCTGGGCAGGGGAAAGGACAGCTGATCTGTGGTTCTCTCTAACGACCTCGTGTTTGAGGAAGTAACGCTTCCCGAACCCTGCTGACAAACATtccccagccacacacacacagcctggttTCTGGACCTTCTGCCATATCACATGACCAGCTTAAAACGGATACTTCCTGTCCCATCCATCCCGAGGAGAAATTGACGGGATTAAAGATTATAAAATAATCCCGTCCCAAACCTGGGTCAAACACCTCCATCCAATTATGAGGCTCCCTGCCTTTTGAAGGTGACGCAGTTGATCCTGAAACCCCTCATTATGGTTTTATCCTAGCCCACTGGGCTTGGGGCTTCTAtagggaccagggttgggcttaGGGCTTCTATGGGGACCAGGGTTGGGTTTGAGGACATTGGGTTTGGGGCTTCTATAGGGACCAGGGTTGGGTTTGGGGCTTCTATAGGGACCAGGGTTGGGTTTGGGGCTTCTAtagggaccagggttgggcttgGGGCTTCTATAGGGACCAGGGTTGGGTTTGGGGCTTCTATAGGGACCATGGTTGGGTTTGGGGCTTCTATAGGGACCGGGGTTGGGTTTGGGGCTTCTATAGGGACCAGGGTTGGGTTTGGGGCTTCTATAGGGACCAGGGTCGGGTTTGGAGCTTCTATAGGGACCAGGGTTGGGTTTGGGGCTTCTATAGGGACCAGGGTTGGGTTTGGGGCTTCTATAGGGACCAGGGTTGGGTTTGGGGCTTCTATAGGGACCAGGGTTGGGTTTGGGGCTTCTATAAGGACCAGGGTTGGGTTTGGGGCTTCTATGGGGACCAGGGTTGGGTTTTGGGGCTTCTATAGGGACCAGGGTTGGGTTTGAGGACATTGGGTTTGGGGCTTCTATGGGGACCAGGGTTGGGTTTGGGGCTTCTATAAGGACCAGGGTTGGGTTTGGGGCTTCTATAGGGACCAGGGTTGGGT from Salvelinus fontinalis isolate EN_2023a unplaced genomic scaffold, ASM2944872v1 scaffold_2470, whole genome shotgun sequence encodes:
- the LOC129850920 gene encoding uncharacterized protein LOC129850920 — translated: MVPIEAPSPTLVPIEAPNPTLVPVEAPNPTLVLIEAPNPTLVPIEAPNPTLVPIEAPNPTLVPIEAPNPTLVPIEAPNPTLVPIEAPNPTLVPIEAPNPTLVPIEAPNPMSSNPTLVPIEAPNPTLVLIEAPNPTLVPIEAPNPMSSNPTLVPIEAPKPNPGPHRSPKPNPGPYRSPKPNPGPYRSPKPNPGPYRSPKPNPGPYRSPKPNPGPYRSSKPDPGPYRSPKPNPGPYRSPKPNPGPYRSPKPNHGPYRSPKPNPGPYRSPKPNPGPYRSPKPNPGPYRSPKPNPGPYRSPKPNVLKPNPGPHRSPKPNPGPYRSPKPSGLG